From the genome of Anopheles moucheti chromosome 3, idAnoMoucSN_F20_07, whole genome shotgun sequence, one region includes:
- the LOC128302373 gene encoding elongator complex protein 3: MTKKKPLGVGLSRDERMLIVVGEIIQELLKAHHEGKDVNLNRLKTRISSNYGLESAPRLVDIIAAVPHEAKSILLPKLRAKPIRTASGIAVVAVMCKPHRCPHINMTGNICVYCPGGPDSDFEYSTQSYTGYEPTSMRAIRARYHPFLQTRHRVEQLKQLGHSVDKVEFIVMGGTFMCLPEDYRDFFIRNLHDALSGHSSSSVAEAVKYSEKSHTKCIGITIETRPDYCLKRHLSDLLSYGCTRLEIGVQSVYEDVARDTNRGHTVKATCESFQMSKDAGFKVVSHMMPDLPNVDIERDIEQFIEFFENPDFRADGLKIYPTLVIRGTGLYELWKTGRYKSYPPSTLVDLVAKILALVPPWTRVYRVQRDIPMPLVTSGVEHGNLRELALARMKDLGTDCRDVRTREVGIQEIHNKVRPDQVELIRRDYVANGGWETFLSYEDPKQDILVGLLRLRKCSPDTFRPELIDNCSIVRELHVYGSVVPVNARDPTKFQHQGFGMLLMEEAERIAREEHGSRKLAVISGVGTRNYYRKIGYELDGPYMSKTL, translated from the exons ATGACGAAAAAGAAGCCGTTGG GAGTTGGACTAAGCCGGGATGAGCGGATGCTGATTGTGGTTGGTGAGATCATACAGGAACTGCTGAAAGCACATCACGAAGGCAAGGATGTAAATTTGAACCGGTTGAAGACGCGCATCTCATCGAATTATGGTCTGGAGTCGGCACCGCGCCTGGTCGACATTATTGCGGCCGTTCCACACGAAGCCAAATCGATTCTTTTGCCGAAGCTTCGGGCGAAACCGATTCGTACCGCGAGTGGT attgctgttgttgctgttatgtGCAAACCACACCGGTGTCCACATATCAATATGACGGGAAACATTTGCGTGTACTGTCCTGGTGGACCGGACAGTGATTTTGAGTATTCTACGCAAAGTTACACCGGATACGAACCAACATCGATGCGCGCAATTCGTGCACGGTATCATCCTTTTTTGCAAACTCGCCACCGGGTAGAGCAACTGAAGCAGCTGGGACATTCGGTTGATAAGGTGGAATTCATAGTGATGGGTGGTACGTTCATGTGTTTACCTGAGGATTAtcgggattttttcatacgCAACTTACACGACGCCCTCTCGGGTCACAGCAGCTCCAGCGTGGCAGAAGCGGTCAAGTACTCGGAGAAATCTCATACCAAGTGTATTGGAATAACGATTGAAACTAGGCCCGATTACTGCCTTAAACGACACCTTTCCGATTTGCTGTCGTATGGATGTACCCGCCTCGAGATTGGTGTGCAATCCGTCTACGAGGATGTAGCGCGAGACACGAATCGCGGTCACACTGTGAAGGCAACTTGCGAAAGTTTCCAAATGTCGAAGGATGCCGGTTTTAAGGTGGTATCGCACATGATGCCCGATCTGCCGAACGTGGACATTGAGCGCGATATTGAACAGTTTATTGAGTTTTTCGAAAATCCAGATTTCCGGGCGGATGGATTGAAAATCTATCCTACGCTCGTCATCCGCGGCACGGGGCTGTACGAGCTGTGGAAGACGGGACGCTACAAGAGTTATCCACCTTCGACTTTGGTGGATTTGGTAGCGAAAATATTGGCCCTGGTGCCTCCCTGGACGCGCGTGTATCGTGTACAGCGTGACATTCCAATGCCGCTGGTTACGTCGGGTGTGGAGCATGGAAATCTGCGCGAGTTGGCTTTGGCACGCATGAAGGATCTTGGCACGGACTGCAGGGATGTGCGTACACGCGAAGTTGGTATACAGGAAATCCACAACAAAGTACGACCCGATCAGGTTGAGTTGATTCGACGGGATTACGTAGCGAACGGTGGTTGGGAAACGTTCCTTTCGTACGAAGATCCGAAGCAGGACATTCTGGTGGGTTTGTTGCGTTTGCGCAAGTGCTCACCGGACACTTTCCGGCCTGAGCTGATCGATAACTGTTCGATTGTGCGGGAGTTGCACGTTTACGGATCGGTCGTACCGGTGAATGCACGCGATCCTACGAAATTCCAGCATCAAGGATTCGGTATGCTGCTGATGGAGGAAGCGGAACGTATTGCACGGGAAGAACATGGCAGCAGGAAGCTAGCAGTCATTTCCGGTGTCGGTACGAGAAATTACTATCGAAAGATTGGTTACGAGCTAGATGGGCCGTACATGTCCAAGACTTTGTAA
- the LOC128301035 gene encoding thyrostimulin alpha-2 subunit has product MSWLRLVSVMFCAFMLVKARETWQKPGCHKVGHTRKISIPDCVEFTITTNACRGFCESFAVPSAPFALVGHKPPQPVTSVGQCCNIMETEDVRVRVLCVNGIRNLTFKSATNCSCYHCKKD; this is encoded by the exons atgtcaTGGCTTCGCCTCGTTTCGGTTATGTTCTGTGCGTTCATGCTGGTAAAGGCACGCGAAACCTGGCAGAAGCCGGGATGCCATAAAGTGG GACACACGCGAAAGATAAGCATTCCGGACTGTGTCGAGtttaccatcaccaccaaTGCGTGCCGTGGGTTCTGTGAATCGTTTGCCGTGCCGTCAGCTCCGTTCGCACTCGTCGGCCACAAACCTCCGCAGCCTGTCACATCCGTGGGACAGTGCTGCAACATCATGGAGACGGAAGACGTGCGGGTGCGTGTGCTGTGCGTTAATGGTATCCGGAATCTGACCTTCAAGTCGGCCACAAACTGTTCCTGTTACCATTGCAAAAAGGATTAA